The Coccidioides posadasii str. Silveira chromosome 2, complete sequence genomic interval ATTACTATCAATGAACGCGCTGTTCAGGAGTCTATCTTCCGGCGAATCGAAAACGAAGTCAAACAGAGAAATCAGCGATTGGGTCTTGGGGCTACGGAATTTGAACTTTTGACGGCTACTGCGTTCGAGATCTTCTCTCAGGAACAGGTCGAAGTCGGGGTTGTGGAAGTCGGCATGGGTGGCCGCCTTGATGCCACAAATATCTTGACAAACGTCCTCGTATCTATCATCTCGAAAATTGGGTATGATCATCAAGCTATATTGGGAAACACTATTGAAGAGATAGCCCGGGAAAAAGCTGGCATAGTAAAGCCGGGAGTGCCTTGCGTTGTTGATAGCACGAATTCTCACGAAGTGAAGCAAGTAATCCAGGCCCACGCAGAGACGCTAGACGCACCAACTACATTCGTCAACGCTCAACATGTCGGACAactttttcctcttcttcgcgATAAATTTGGATCCCTTGATCTTCCCCCCCACCAGCGCGCGAACCTTTCGTGCGCCATTACGGCTTTGCAGGTCGCTTTACCCCAGATCCGACCAGATTTAATGGTCGATCAACTATTTCCATTTATATCCAAGACTCCACGCCCAGGCAGATTGCAGGAAGTTTGTCTTGAGACGTTGATCTCTCGAAATGAACCCGTTCTACTCGATGGTGCGCATAACCCCCAATCTGCGGAGGTCCTGGCTTCGTATGTCGATCGAAAATTCCGAGCTCACGCCAAAACCATTACCTGGGTTGTGGCGGCTTCGCAGGGAAAGGATATCGTAGAGCTGCTCGGGTGCATGCTAAAGCCGGGTGACAATGTGGCAGTGGTGGAGTTTGGGCCGGTAGCGGGCATGCCATGGGTCCGGAGCGTGCGTAGCACCGAACTCGCTACGGCGGCACGCGACGTTCCTGGCATCGGGGCTGTCGAGGGCTTCGAAAGAGATGTTCTGGCAGGGTTGAATTGGGCTAACACGATATCAGCGGGCGGACCCGTGGTTATTGCTGGCAGTCTGTATCTTGTTTCTGATGTGCTGCGGCTGCTTCGGGAAGCTCAAGCTGGAATTGCTCGTGATGCAGTAAATTAATGACTTGGCTCTCGTTGGGCCTGGCCGTCAGGAATCATGCGGATTAGGGGGCATGGAGTGGGGGATTTTCCTGTTCTTCATTGTAGAAAATCGACAGATGAATAGCATCCTCAGCTGTTTTAAAAACACACACTGTAGACTGCCGGGAGCAAGATCTTTATTTTTAGGCTGTCTTTTCCATCGTTCCTTGCGCGAACGGAGAACACCGTAAAGCTCCACATGTTCGACATGGGGCTTGTGGTCGTTTAATTTGCGGATTGTTCAATCATCATCTCGAAGTCTATGGCGTCGAAGGCGCTAAAAGGCCAAAGCTGACTTGTCTTCTGTGCCACCCCAGCACGGCAGCCAACTGCGTCATCCCGACCAGCACACTTCGACTAGGGATCGAAACAACTCTGCAGCCACAAGTTTTCCTAAGTTCTCCACCAGCATGCTTAAAATCCTCCATTAACCTTCCCGTTTAAGATGAACTGCTTGCGTTGAACGTTCTCGACCGCTCCTTGTCCTGTCTTCCAGCTTTTCCTTCTCGAGCTCCTCAATTGATCTCAGCGCCAAATCATCGACAACCCTGTCTCTACCTTGGACCTTTTACCGTGGCCCCTCCTCAAATGTTTCCCGGCAGAGATTGTCCACTTTGATGAGCGTGTCTGACATGAAGACCGGGTTATCGATATCGTCACACTCGTCCCAAGTATCCTTCCGCCCGCCACTCGCCAGTTGAGAGCCTTTCCATCATGGTGCACCGGTCCGATGATTCAGGGGACATCCGCCCTCCGTCCCGCGCTCACGATACTCCGTCTCGACAGAAACTGAAACCGGGAACTAGCCCGCCGAAGAAGGAGAGGTCAAGGTCGTCCGCGAAAGATGTCTCGGAGCTGACAGATTATGTACGTTGACACTCTGGTGATGGGATATGCAGCAGACCGCGTTTGCTGATAATGGATGCCGACAGCAACTGGGCGACTGCCTTGGCAAAGGTGCGTTCGGCTCGGTATATAGAGCGTTGAACTGGGGAACCGGCGAGACCGTTGCCGTCAAACAAATTCGACTTGTGGACCTGCCGAAGAGTGAATTGAGGGTGATCATGGTGAGAGACCGCTCTTGAGACCTAGATCCTTGGAAGTAACATCTCTAAATTCTCTAAACATTACAGCAAGAGATCGATCTTCTCAAAAATTTGGACGTGAGTTTCCCGGATCGCAGAATATGGTTCAGGAACCACGTTTTGACTTAAAAGTTACTAGCATCCGAACATTGTTAAGTACCATGGGTTCGTGAAGTCTGTGGAAACCTTGAACATTATATTAGAGTATGTTACGTTCATTACCCAAGTCATTGAGCGCTTTCAGTCTTGACTGGTGGATTAGATACTGCGAAAATGGCTCCTTGCATTCgatttcaaaaaatttcGGCCGGTTTCCCGAAAACCTCGTCGCCCTCTATATGTCTCAAGTCCTATCGGGCTTGCTCTACCTACACGAACAAGGCGTTATCCACCGGGATATCAAAGGTGCAAATATCCTTACGACGAAACAGGGCTTGGTTAAACTGGCAGACTTTGGTGTTGCCAGTCGCACGACAGGTCTCCATGAGTCGAGCGTCGTCGGAACTCCATACTGGATGGCACCGGAGGTGATAGAGTTGTCCGGAGCGACTACGGCCTCAGATATATGGAGTTTGGGATCTACCGTAATAGAGCTGTTGGAAGGGAAGCCACCATACTATAAATTCCAGCCTATGCAAGCGTTGTTTCGGATTGTCAATGATGACCATCCTCCGCTTCCCCAAGGAGCTTCACCGGTTTGTTCCCAGGCCCTCTCGGCGGTAACAGATCGAGCTACTAATGTCGATACAGGCCGTAAAGGATTTCCTCATGCAGTGCTTTCAAAAGGACCCCAATCTTCGTGTAACAGCTCGGAAGTTGTTGAGACACCCTTGGATTGTTAACGCCAAGCGGTCCGACTCTGTTGTTCCAACAAAGTCTACAGAATACGAGGAGGCTGTCAAAAGCGTCCAGGAGTGGAATGAAGCACTCCGATCCCCTAACCCGAATACCTTACGAAGACCCATGCGATCTGCATATGCAAGCCCTGGACATAGTCAGAGAAAACGTTCACATTCCCGTCAGCCTTCCTCTCGCGAATCCCTCCCCGCCATAAATACACATGTCACGGATAAATTTAGATCTCCAGAAAATAATGATGACAATTGGGATGATGATTTTGCGTCTGCATTCTCACCCAGCGCCCTTCAGTGTCCTCGTCTAAAGCCACAGGACAATTTTGGCGGCATGTTATCCTCGGAAAAACTTAAGGCATTTGCTTCTCTCGAAAATATCGCGGAGCTTGGCACCGATAAATTCACCGAAAATGGTGCATTAGCCAGAGATAGAACAGCTTTCTCAGATTCCGATCCGCTGCAAACTATTCGCCCATATGTTAAAAAGCAACCAGATGAACATCAAAGCCCCCCGAAGCTTCCAAGAAGAACTCGGCATCGTCAAGTTCCTACTCCGTCCTTCAAAAAGAGTGCAATCATTGCCCCCATTGCTCGTCAATCTCCCAAACCTGCGTCTCACCCACGTCCCGCGGCCTTCTACAAGGAGAGCTCCATCGAAGATTATTCTGATCTTATCGCTGCGAACGAAGAAGTACTTGAAAGCAAACTATCAGTGATTCCGGTGGGTTGCTCACTGCTAATTCATCCTCTCCCTGAAATTTAACTCACGATTGATAGGGCAATGCCACCGATGAGATAGGCCATCATACCCGGGATCCCAATGGGTCGGGCCTTTTCGATGACACCGTGGTACACTCGCCCGAAAAGGGTGTTTTTCAGTTGCCATTAAGAAGGAGGAAGCCGCAATTATCAAGAGCACGAACATCAATCGGGATTGAGAGATATGCAGAAGATGAAACTGACGAGGATTTTTCCGACATCCTTGGGAGCAACGAAGATCCTCTTGTAAAGCTGGAGAGTGACGATGGCTCGGATCGGAGTAGCTTGATGCTTAATTCGAAACTGTCTAGTAGCTCATGGCTCGGTGATGTGGACGACGAAGATGACCCTTTTGCACAGCTCGAGGAGGGGTTGGATGAAATGGACCTTGAAGCCAATATCGCTAGGGACAAATACGCACGACTTCGAAGTCAAGTGGAAAGCCTTGTTAGCTCTTTAAAAACTTCTCAGGATGAGGAAGTACTGGCAGATATCTCCGAGCAATTGGTAAGCTGTCTCTCTACTGTTGGAACATGGACGTCGGGCTGAATCATGTAGGTAACTGTGTTTTCGGATCTGCCTGAGACGAAAAACGTGATACTTGGCGCCCACGGAATGCTACCTATGCTAGAGATCCTGGACACTTGCCGTCGGAGGGACGTTGTATCCAACCTCTTGAAAATTGTTAATGCTGTGAGTTTGTCCATTGTAACGGATGACGGTCGTGATCATGCCGGCTAACCGTACTCAAAGATTATTTACAACGACTACGAGGTTCAAGAAAATTTATGCTTCGTTGGAGGAATCCCAATCATTAATAAGTTTGCTTCGAAGAAATACCCTCGAGAAATCCGCCTGGAAGCTGCTTCGTTTGTCCAACAAATGTATCAGACGTCAACATTAACACTCCAAATGTTTGTCAGTGCCGGAGGCTTGAATGTTTTGGTTGAGTTTTTGGAGGACGACTATGAAGACGAGCGAGATCTCGTTTTAATTGGCGTCAATGGTATTTGGAGTGTATTCGAATTGCAG includes:
- a CDS encoding uncharacterized protein (EggNog:ENOG410PG4D~COG:T~BUSCO:568at33183), with the protein product MVHRSDDSGDIRPPSRAHDTPSRQKLKPGTSPPKKERSRSSAKDVSELTDYQLGDCLGKGAFGSVYRALNWGTGETVAVKQIRLVDLPKSELRVIMQEIDLLKNLDHPNIVKYHGFVKSVETLNIILEYCENGSLHSISKNFGRFPENLVALYMSQVLSGLLYLHEQGVIHRDIKGANILTTKQGLVKLADFGVASRTTGLHESSVVGTPYWMAPEVIELSGATTASDIWSLGSTVIELLEGKPPYYKFQPMQALFRIVNDDHPPLPQGASPAVKDFLMQCFQKDPNLRVTARKLLRHPWIVNAKRSDSVVPTKSTEYEEAVKSVQEWNEALRSPNPNTLRRPMRSAYASPGHSQRKRSHSRQPSSRESLPAINTHVTDKFRSPENNDDNWDDDFASAFSPSALQCPRLKPQDNFGGMLSSEKLKAFASLENIAELGTDKFTENGALARDRTAFSDSDPLQTIRPYVKKQPDEHQSPPKLPRRTRHRQVPTPSFKKSAIIAPIARQSPKPASHPRPAAFYKESSIEDYSDLIAANEEVLESKLSVIPGNATDEIGHHTRDPNGSGLFDDTVVHSPEKGVFQLPLRRRKPQLSRARTSIGIERYAEDETDEDFSDILGSNEDPLVKLESDDGSDRSSLMLNSKLSSSSWLGDVDDEDDPFAQLEEGLDEMDLEANIARDKYARLRSQVESLVSSLKTSQDEEVLADISEQLVTVFSDLPETKNVILGAHGMLPMLEILDTCRRRDVVSNLLKIVNAIIYNDYEVQENLCFVGGIPIINKFASKKYPREIRLEAASFVQQMYQTSTLTLQMFVSAGGLNVLVEFLEDDYEDERDLVLIGVNGIWSVFELQGSTPKNDFCRILSRNSVLDPLSLVLSRVLDEEEGELAELCEGRIANIFHIFSQAESHVKEMVAERTVLHRVLKELKRMSPSPQITMLKFIKNLSMLSTTLEALQNSNAIDVLTELLRSTMKGPHFREVSNQILNTIYNMCRLSKSRQEDAALNGIIPLLQKIVKTERPLKEFALPILCDMAHSGKVGRRELWRNKGLAFYISLLSDPYWQVTALDAIFSWLQEETAKVEEHLLDNRNGEPPFTIAIVRCVTISKANAFENLLEPLQKLLRLSPAVAATLARPDMFERIGQKLHHTKPAVRVNLLRILSTICDACEERCGLLSRYGLLDAIRELQKDSRVLVRELASQLVKLSEENDQMNGQKRRSTRRRSTSITPPSLMSSHSMPATPQINRTGASKLYIDGRENLHSSNGLNGSLGLRPGSRDGRSSTGTPAAPGSGKLRLPHRLSQQITSLTQQKEEARTPTSARRPSILQSRRRRPTNGGPEWT
- the FOL3 gene encoding folylpolyglutamate synthase (EggNog:ENOG410PH84~COG:H~BUSCO:9775at33183), with translation MIELGLSRITQLVQKPSLTWKAIHVAGTNGKGSITGYLSALLTAGGVRCGSFTSPHLIDRWDCITINERAVQESIFRRIENEVKQRNQRLGLGATEFELLTATAFEIFSQEQVEVGVVEVGMGGRLDATNILTNVLVSIISKIGYDHQAILGNTIEEIAREKAGIVKPGVPCVVDSTNSHEVKQVIQAHAETLDAPTTFVNAQHVGQLFPLLRDKFGSLDLPPHQRANLSCAITALQVALPQIRPDLMVDQLFPFISKTPRPGRLQEVCLETLISRNEPVLLDGAHNPQSAEVLASYVDRKFRAHAKTITWVVAASQGKDIVELLGCMLKPGDNVAVVEFGPVAGMPWVRSVRSTELATAARDVPGIGAVEGFERDVLAGLNWANTISAGGPVVIAGSLYLVSDVLRLLREAQAGIARDAVN